Within the Eleginops maclovinus isolate JMC-PN-2008 ecotype Puerto Natales chromosome 5, JC_Emac_rtc_rv5, whole genome shotgun sequence genome, the region CCGGCCCGACATCCTCCAATGACAGAAAACAACCACCATCACGTCACCATGTTGTCTCTGAACTCTTTTTTCCAGAAATGTTTTGGAAGATATTAAAGGATCTAATGGGATTAATCAGCGGTGTCACTCAGTGAATTTCAGTGAATGCAAAAGGTGAaattctgtctctttttttgctcGAGTTACAGGCGTGGACATTTGCTGTAGCTCTTTGGACAAACTCATGAATCCTTTAATATCTTCTCAAGTGTCTAGATCCTTATTTAAAGAGGGCTGGAGGGGTCTGGTTTTGAACAGGGCCACATTGAAATGGGAAAGGACACTTTTATAAAACGCTGTTACCATTGATGAGTTGAATTAATTCTAATTATTAtgctgtaaatgaaatgttgtgCTGCCATTACTGTTGTTCCCAAAAATGTCTGAGGTTGTTCGAGATCGACATACCAGATATTTTCTACCCATTATACACTAAACCAATGTCCCATTTCAATTTAATAGACCTTAACAGTGTCTTAGTCACTCAGAGGCTATACAGATCATTCTGTAATGGACAGTTAGATTTATAAACCTGCCAACTGTGAGTTTTGTCACTATATagagaatatatttatttgtgacAGACCTGGGAAAGAGTCAGAAGCCATTCAAATACTTTTTGCTGGATAGTGTAACGTCTTGtctaaaaatgtttctgtaaatGAAACTCTAATGACACTTTACATAGTTAAATTATCCAGCAATATATAAGGCGATTCCTGATAGCTGGGAATTGCAACTGATATTATTTACTGATGTCAGATATTCTATAAACCCATTGTAAAAACAACATACGTGTTGTTTATACAATTTACTGTATACAATAATTATATACGATTGTCTATAAGAACCTAAACTGAGTATTTGATTGGACTTCTGTTACACTTTCTACCAAGTCTGGTTTGTTGAtttctttgttggtttttttatttactggaGCTAAAACATGTGGTTTATTACAAAATGGTTGGTAATGTTGACTTACTGTTGATTAAAGGTTTCATATTAAAACCTCAATCCAGGTTTCAATAACAGACGTTAGACgcagatttaaaaacacagaaaacctCTAATGTCATCACAGCTGTCAGATTCACGAAATCCATCAAAGTTAGTAAaaagaaatctgactttttgCCGTTTCAAAATGATTATCTTTGTGATGAGACCTAACGTCTGAAATAAGGTATAACACTTTGATACTGGATGGATAATTCAATGGTTCACAATGAAGATTTATTGTTAGCAACCTAGACTACACATCCACATGCTGTTAATGATGAACTCTGCTGTGTATTTTGCAACACTTCAAAACATTAACAGCACAATGAGAAAGGAGGTGTTAGCTGCTATGTAACCAGGAACTTGAGCTAATACAGTATGTTgctgtctgaaaaataaaatagctcCAGTAAAAATCCTTGGAAAAAGGTCTGTTACGTTTAATATCTCAAGGTGAAACAGGTATGTATTTTTTGGCTTGGGTAAACTTAATGTTGCATAATCAAGGGAAAATCTTACCTGACTGTACCATCAATGTTTCCTTGATGACAACAACTGTACCTGCATGTTTGAGGGTTAGATAACccttttaatgttatttaatgtCACCGCTGTGTTACTCTTGTCAGTGCTGTGGGTGATGTTCAACAAATGGAAGTTATGGATGTAAACATTTGTCAAACAGGTAAAACTGAATGCTAAAGGCAAAAGAAGACGTGGACTTGTGCTACTCTTCAAAAGTCTTTGtgtccagtttttttttctgtctagtgttttctgatattttagTGCTTGACTCTGTGTTCCATTAGATAGTTCACCTTTTTTGGTTgaatttttgtttaataaataaataaagtttggcAATATTTCGTCTTCTTGAACTGCCAAAGCAATTGTGTGGACATGTGCAGTGTTATTGGTATAAAGACAACAGTGACACTCTGTGGATGAATGAAAGAAATGCACAAGGTCATTTCAGTTGGACTGCCTCCCTGTTGCCCTCTTCAGACGAACAATAGTTTTACACCTCTGTTCACTACACAAAAGCAGTGGAGAATATTTTCTATGTTGATGAAAATAAGTTGTTTCAACCTACACCGAGTTGTTAATTGGCTAGccaaaataaaagatacaaatctTAATACTATTTCATCGATATACTGACATTTTATCATGGTATTTGTGATATTggtctttcaaaataaaatgtgttagcTTGATATAATTTGAGAATTCTGggtattattacatttgttatgCTATTTCTTTCACAGCATATACAATGAattatgtattacatttttatagtaTGAATTGTATGATGTACTATACTATGGCCttttaaattattctttttACAATAAACTTTACTCAGTGGTGAACCGTCAGGGCCCTCTAGGCCATCTCTGAGGGcctaaaatattctttaaaaatacttcttttttttttagttatatttttctttagttttaccaaaataacttgatttaattgtgtttaaaaaaacatttccaaagacATAAATCCTTCGAATTTGCCTATTCAGTTTCTGTTGGAATGTGAagggttaaataaaaaaagttcctATGGCCGTCTCTGGAGTTACTGGGAAGATAGGAGGTGATTGGTGGTCCAGTTATAAAAGCACAGAGGGCCCAGCTCAGGGCcgtatatacagtggtatgcaaaagtttgggcaccccttaggaaaaccactgcatcagtttgtcacttgctgagcttttgaagcagcaacttcattttaacatatgttataccttatggtaacagaaacatctcagtagtgaaataacttttattggtcaaacagaaacatgtttatgtgcattcaaacaaaaataggcatgtgcataaatttgggcacccctaagaaataattccattaatatttagtattgcctccttttgctgcaataacggcctgtagacgcctcctgtagccacagacaagtcccttaagcctggcaggtggtattttggcccattcttccacacaaaacgtctccagttcagtcaggtttcttggcctccgtgcatggacagccttcttcaaataaatccatacattttcaatgatgttaaggtctgggcactgggatggccattccagaacattgtacctgtgcttctgcatgaattccttggtggattttgatcggtgcttaggatcattgtcctgctgaaaaatccaaccccggcgtagcttcaactttgtgactgactctagaacattcttgtcaagaatctcctggtactgtaaggaattcatgtggccctcaactttaacaagttttccagtacctgtgctagccacacagccccataacatgatagatcctccaccaaattttacagtgggcaacaagttcttttcattgaatgcagtgtgtttttttcgccatgcatacctgttcatgttatgaccaaataactcaatcttggtctcatctgaccacagtattttgttccaaaatgcttctggcttgtccagatgtgcttttgcatacctcatgcgactcttcttgtgattaacactcaggaaaggctttttgcacatcacccttccaatgagctcttcctggtgcaaagtacgctggattgtggaacggtgaacaactacaccatcagcagccagatgttgtcgtagttctctggaggtggtctgtggcttctctgtgaccattttcaccatccttcgcctgtgcctttcccctatttttgtcggcctaccacatctttccttcacacggactgttcctgtggccttccatttcacaactacgtttctgactgtggagacagacagtttaaacctgtcagataattttttgtacccttctcctaatttataatgttggattatcttagctttcaggtcagtggagagttgttttgaggtccccatcttgccactccctaagaaagaacctaggccaggcacagccagctattacctatgttaaatagcctttttcatgattggttccacctgtctttgtaattgaaggtctaatgagctaatcaaagcaattttgtgcagcaacctgtcagctataaatccgtacaggtgttgaaatgaatgctatttataagggtgcccaaacttttgcacatcccattttttgcattttattttattataataaaactatgtaatgctaccctaagaattttggtctggaaaacactaaaacgtctacatctttgtaggaaaacaaatgttgttgctgtgatcttctattataaaggaaaagcaaattgtcatgaaatctcagaggggtgcccaaacttttgcataccactgtatggCTCTGGTACAGCTATAGTAACTCAACGAGAAGGTAATGTCAAATGACAGTACAATTGACCAATCATATCTGAATGAATGGAATGAATTAATATATTCTGAATTAGCTGTGCTGGTTTTAACACAATTGCCTTTGTTGTGTTCCAAAATATAAGTCCATTGTTACTTGAGTGTGGGCGCCTTGTTGTCATGATAGGTGTTcatataaattgtgttttgtgtggtaGAGGGGTGActgtcattcatgtgttttgcaCCCTGGGCCGTTGTTTCAATATATCGCTGAAGTACACGCAGCTTGTGTGATGATATGATTACTTGTActtttaatttgtaaataaaacgtTTTGCTTAATAATAAGTTTGGGGGAACGGGGGTCAGAGGGCCTAGGTATAAAAGTCACGGCTTGCCACTGACTATtgctttttttataaaacaatgttctttaactttctttatttctgacTATATTGTCCCTTTCGATTACATTTTTCTATCGTACTTTTTTAGgatctttacttttttttatatttcattgaaCTATTTATGAAATACTAGTATTTTACTATAACTTTTTAACTATACTGTGATTTTTTGGGAGAATTTTCAACATATATTCAACGCCTTGtctacatgctgctgtaacaaaactatttcccaaattgggaataataaagtaaatataatcTAATCTTGAAAAGAAGATGACACATTTGAATGTCTGTGAACAAGGTTTTAAGTTTTTATTGAATCTCAGGCAGAAACATACATGATAATCCTTTATTGCTCAATGGCATTCCACATCGCACTCAGCGGAACCGTTCTTACATTCAACCCAACAATACCTTAAACTGAATCaagcatcacttcctgtctggtttGCTGTGTAACTAAATAGCATAGTATTGTAATATAGTAGCCAAACTTTCTGAGTGTAAGTGTGTCTTGAGGGAGGGTCTCTTTTTCACAAATCTCCACTTGATGCAAAATCCAGTTCACTTAAAGTTTATACTGCctattataaatacatatttcttcTTACTTATACAGATTCATTCACTATTCTCTCCCTAGTAGTATATCCTGatagtattatatatatatatatatatatatatatatatatatatatatatatattgtaagtTCTGGATTTATGGCTGAAAGCTTAAGGTTTTGGCTATAGTATGAATGGCTACACTGTCATTCATCGAGCCAatgagacataaaaaaaaagaaaccctgCAAACCTGTAAATTAAATTTCCTGAATGCatacatatcattttttttttattactgatATTGTTAACGATTATATTGACATGATAGTGAAACCACACTCAAACTTAGGAGTTATTGCCTTAATATTTTTTGCATGATAAAGAAGAGGATAAAAGGGGCAGGAGGGTGAGCTTTTACATATTCACACAACAAACATTTCCAGACAAATGGCATGCAAGACATAAAAAGGAGACGCACTGAACAAGTGGAATAGAAACAGTTTTAAACACTACACTACATGAATGGTATTACACTTATGTGTAGGGCAGATAGACTATAGGTCTGACAAATAAGGTGTAACACTGTGTGCAAAAAGTTTTACATAAGTTTCAGACATGGTCGAACACAAAACAGGAGCACACAACAGTAGTCTTtaaatttcctttttaaaatatggcTTATCAAGTtatcacatctttttttattctagagacagacacacagttagtataataatttaatataatattttatgatTGTTTGCCCACCATTAGGCTTGTAATGTAATCATTTACTTATGTACAAATCGAGTGAACAGCGTGGTGGACAAGATTATTTTTCAGTGCTGCGCGAGAGCTCTGCAGAGTAGAGGCAAAGAAATTTGAAATGTCTCAAACTAGAAGGATAAACCATCATTGAAACcataacattgtgtttttttagccCCTCTGTTTTAAGATAGCTTAAATAGTGTAACATATCTAACGCTACCATGACTCAAGCTAACTTTCACCTGGCAGTTTAAAGGCTGATATTCACACTGTTGGGTGACATCTGATTCATTTCCCCACCATAAAACGTCTCCAAAAACCATAAACCACACCAAAATCAAACTTCATTTTCTGGACTTTTGTAGAAATGTTCACATCTTTCATTTCTGTGGGAAAATGTTTGATTCAAGCCAACCTTGTGAATGTAGCCTTTGAACTAAGCTAGAAAAACGTCAGCATAAGCTAGCAAGCTAGCCTACTTCTTCAACATGTCTTGCAGTGGGCCTGGCAGGTATTTCATCACTGTGTCCATGAtactctcctcttcttcctcgtcGCCACACCCAGCCGGCACCAGTTTCTTGGGTCGAGTCAAGCTGCCCTCTGCAggctcctctgcagcagctgcggCCTCAGCCTCGGCTTCCTCGCGCTTTTTTAAGCCATACTATtgtacaaacacagaaatagaaatatgtGGAAGAATATAGGAACTGCAGGACAAgaacaaataacataaatacagGACTTAGCATTGAAAATATTAAGGAACATACATTTAATGGAAATTTAATGACGGCCCTTGGGTGACGTGATTTGCTTGGAAATCTAGGTACTTCTGAATTTTGTGGCGGCAGGTCTTCCAGGAGTAAAACCCCTCAGATTGTGAAGTATAACTTTTATAACTCTAATCCAACATGAATgtgacaaaatacacaaaaactgCTACTTATCCATCTTTTCAAACATTGAGATCAACCCAAGCCCATAGCGACTTTGTCACGTTTTCCTGTTTTAGCATCTGTTAACCCTTTATCTTTCTCTTGTTCTTTGAATTGTTCCTCCTTTAGCAAAGCTTTGGATTATGTCTAAATCAGAGTACATTTCTTGTATGCTGCTCTCAATGTTCACACttacaattatttgttttgaaggcacaaaacaaaaactgaaatcaagACAAAACACACTCATCTTCGAAAACAGTAACCACCATAACTGctaataatgtcatttaatgcCCCTACAACTGCACAACAGCTTTACATCATGAAACGTTTATGTGTCATACTCTATATATAGTCGGAACTTGTGTAGAAATACAGACATCAGCTATTATACATTTCTTGCAGCATCTTACACAGCAGGATAAAGCTCTGGAGAGCAATGACAGAAATCCTTTCGGAAACGAGCACTCTGGGAGTTGTTTCTCGCTCTTTGGTCTCCTCCGGGATAATTTAAGAAGAATGAAGGAGCTGAGGAGCCTGGGGAGGAGTGAGGCTTTTTTATCCCAATGATTCACAGTATTCCCCTCAGAGCTGCCCCACCCACACACTGCCTGTCTTTCACACTGCCTCTGCAGTGAGGTGCTTACACTGCAGGGCTTACCAGCACTGCACACCCTGAGCCTCACCATTGTGGAGAGGAAACCTTACAGCAAACACTATCTGAGTATGACCTTACACCAACTGTATTtgaatactctcaatgtattccacatatgtatatatttcacatcctcaaatctgtattgttgatattgtaaatattcttctctctttttcactattttatttatcttttgcaccatgtatgttgagttgttggaggagcacgcgacataagattttcattgccaacatatacgctgtatctgctgtgcatatgacaaataaaaccttgaaaccttgaaaccttgaaaccttgaacctGTAGACAATGAACTATGCATCATACTGTAAATGTCTGGATATTGCTGTTTAGAGAGAAAACTATTTCTAAATGTACAaaatttataatttataaacCTGGACacatttcattattacagttCACTGGAACACTTCACTGAAAAATAATTTGGACAGCAGTTTCATTTGTAAAGCAGACCCACAAATTTCTGTCTAAGAATGATAATTTATTCCTATTAATCATGGCGCTTCATTCTGCTAAATTACTGCTTTCTATTCCTCTCTATCCTGTACAACTCCCTCCTGAATCTCCTCTGATCtatttttaaattacataaaagcaaacaaatataGTCTGATGGTAGTCCGTGTCAAACGGAGGTCTGTTGTAAAAACGCTTGGCTGTCATGCAGCCAAGATGAGAAGCCTTTAGAATCTACTTAAACATGAAAAGACAGGACACGATCCAAAATGATCAAATCTTCTGACATGGATGTGAATAAATCTTAGTTATTTGCTTGTCTGTTTCCTTCCTCTACAGTTTTGCGTGGATATTTCTGTTAAAAAGCAAAGTCTTTGTAAGTGTTGTGTTTTACTGACTAAAACACATCTACTGACTCCGTTCCTTGTGTTGGATTAATGTTaacttattttacattttaagaaagcaTGTAATTGTTAATATACCTTATCTCTGATGCCTTGCCTCATGCTTTCCCTCTCAGCCTCCATCTTGGAATATTTggccttcctctcctcctcctgctgcctcagcgcctcctgtctctcttcttccttcttgGCTGCGTCGGggtcctcctccttctcctccccacCCAGCATCTTGCCCACATCAGGGGGACCTcctgtgaaagagaaaaacataaatagcACACAACAGCAGCTCCTTTAGGACAGATATGTCAAACTATCAAATTAGTCTGTGAGAAGCTGCAGAGAATTTGGACACAAGATAAGCAGGCACATAAACTTATGGGACTTACAAAGAGAGATGCATTTACAAAGTTTTGCGTAAGCCATAAGAAGCATGGAAACTGTTCTTATAATGTGTCAATATccaatggtgttttttttactaaagcCTCATCGTAgatttatttcacatatttcatatttaaggtcaaatgtgttttttgtatttaatttccATACAACATCTCAAATCCTTTCATAAATACGACTCCACAATACTCTCAATATAATTCTAATGGAAAAATAATCccttcatttaaattaaaatagtatgtgtagaaatgaaattgaaataaattgttgttgtttttaatattaactaatta harbors:
- the cplx2a gene encoding complexin 2, like, which gives rise to MNFVMKAAMGGGPPDVGKMLGGEEKEEDPDAAKKEEERQEALRQQEEERKAKYSKMEAERESMRQGIRDKYGLKKREEAEAEAAAAAEEPAEGSLTRPKKLVPAGCGDEEEEESIMDTVMKYLPGPLQDMLKK